The Bradyrhizobium sp. WBAH42 genome includes a window with the following:
- the kdgD gene encoding 5-dehydro-4-deoxyglucarate dehydratase, which translates to MSKMTPQEMAQKIGSGLLSFPVTPFRADHSFDEATYRANMDWLCGYDVAGLFAAGGTGEFFSLTPSEVPQVVKVAVDETKGRVPVLAGTGYGTAIAREIAIGAEKAGADGLLLLPPYLTHSEQEGLAAHVEAVCAAVKIGVIVYNRDNAILQPDTLARLAERCPNLVGYKDGIGDIELMTRVYTKLGDRLTYVGGLPTAETFALPYLDVGVTTYSSAVFNFVPEFATNFYAAVRKRDHATIQAGLKDFILPLIAIRNRKKGYAVSIIKAGMKVIGRDSGPVRPPLTDLTEQEMAELTALVQKLPAARSSQQAAE; encoded by the coding sequence ATGAGCAAGATGACCCCGCAGGAAATGGCCCAGAAGATCGGATCGGGCCTCCTGTCCTTCCCCGTCACGCCGTTCAGGGCGGACCATTCCTTCGACGAGGCGACCTACCGCGCCAACATGGACTGGCTGTGCGGTTATGACGTAGCAGGTCTCTTCGCCGCAGGCGGCACCGGCGAGTTCTTCTCGCTGACGCCATCAGAGGTTCCGCAGGTCGTGAAGGTCGCCGTCGACGAGACCAAGGGCCGCGTGCCCGTGCTCGCCGGCACCGGTTACGGCACCGCGATCGCCCGCGAGATCGCCATCGGTGCGGAAAAGGCCGGCGCCGACGGCCTCTTGCTGCTGCCGCCCTACCTCACCCATTCCGAACAGGAAGGCCTTGCCGCCCATGTCGAGGCGGTCTGCGCCGCCGTGAAGATCGGCGTGATCGTCTACAACCGCGACAACGCGATCCTGCAGCCCGACACGCTCGCACGCCTTGCCGAGCGCTGCCCGAACCTCGTCGGCTACAAGGACGGCATCGGCGACATCGAGCTGATGACCCGCGTCTACACCAAGCTCGGCGACCGCCTCACCTATGTTGGCGGCCTGCCGACCGCCGAGACCTTCGCGCTGCCCTATCTCGACGTGGGCGTGACGACCTATTCCTCGGCCGTGTTCAACTTCGTGCCGGAATTCGCCACCAACTTCTACGCCGCGGTGCGCAAGCGCGACCACGCCACGATCCAGGCCGGCCTGAAGGATTTCATCCTGCCGCTGATCGCGATCCGCAACCGCAAGAAGGGTTACGCGGTCTCGATCATCAAGGCCGGCATGAAGGTGATCGGCCGCGATTCCGGCCCGGTCCGTCCGCCGCTGACCGATCTCACCGAGCAGGAGATGGCGGAGCTGACCGCGCTGGTGCAGAAGCTGCCCGCCGCACGATCGTCACAACAGGCTGCAGAATAG